Proteins encoded together in one Salvelinus fontinalis isolate EN_2023a chromosome 6, ASM2944872v1, whole genome shotgun sequence window:
- the LOC129857500 gene encoding bolA-like protein 1 → MLPSILRCACPISTTLAFTRPLAHFRPHMAPDPNRPVEGAIRTKLTQQLEPEHLEVHNESHMHAVPPGSESHFRVLVVSPRFDGLSLLQRHRLVNETLAEELKTCVHALAIQAKTPLQWGSNPSIAKSPPCMGGSKGDHTVEEKLKAGRD, encoded by the coding sequence ATGCTGCCCAGTATTCTCCGCTGTGCCTGTCCAATCTCCACCACCCTCGCCTTCACCAGGCCCTTAGCCCACTTCAGACCCCACATGGCTCCTGATCCCAACCGGCCCGTGGAGGGGGCCATACGGACCAAGCTCACCCAGCAGTTGGAGCCAGAACACCTGGAAGTCCACAATGAGAGCCACATGCACGCCGTGCCCCCTGGATCCGAGTCCCACTTCAGAGTCCTAGTGGTCAGCCCACGCTTCGACGGCCTCTCCCTGCTACAGCGCCACCGCCTTGTCAACGAGACGCTAGCCGAGGAGCTGAAGACCTGTGTCCACGCGCTGGCCATCCAGGCCAAGACACCCCTGCAGTGGGGCAGCAACCCCAGCATAGCCAAGAGCCCACCCTGCATGGGAGGATCCAAGGGGGACCACACGGTGGAGGAGAAACTCAAGGCTGGACGGGACTGA